Below is a genomic region from Deinococcus koreensis.
AGACTCAGCTCGCGCTCGAAGGGCACCAGCCCCTCCAGCACGCAGGGGACACCCCCCATGGACGCCCAGGCGGTCGCCAGTTCCGCCGGCGTGCCCACCCGCGCCTGGCCCCGGCCGTCGTAGCCCAGCTCGCTGGTCTTGAGGATGCCGGCGCCGCCGACCCCCTCCAGCGCCCCCACCAGATCGGCCTCCGATTCGATGGCCACGAAGGGCGCGGTTCGGGCCCCGGCGGCCCGCAGCGCCTCTTTTTCCCGGACGCGGTGCTTGCTGCGCGCGAGCAGGCCCGCGCCCGGCCGCAGCGGCACGCGCCCCTGCAGCGCGGCCAGCGCCTCCACCGGCACGTTCTCGAACTCCAGGGTCACGGCGTCGCACCCGGCCAGGGCGTCCAGGCCCGAGGGGTCGGTGTACGGGGCCTGCAGGTGTTCGGCGCACAGCCGCGCCGGGGCCAGGGGGTCGGGCTCCAGCACGGTCACGCGCACCCCCAGCGGGATCGCCGCCAGCGCCAGCATCTGCGCCAGCTGGCCGCCGCCCAGGATGCCGAGGTGGCCAGAGGGCGTCATTCGGCCCCTGCCGGGGGGTGACCCTCGAAGAAGGGATCGTCCAGCACGGCCCGCGTCTGGGCCTGCCGGAAGGCCTCCAGGGGGGCGCGCACCGCCTCGTCGGTGGTCGCGAGGATCGCGGCGGCGAACAGGGCGGCATTCTTCGCACCCGCCGCGCCGATGGCGAAGGTCGCCACGGGCACCCCGGCGGGCATCTGCACGATGCTCAGCAGGCTGTCCTGGCCCGAGAGGGCGCGCGACTGCACCGGCACCCCCAGCACGGGCACGCGCGTGAAGGCCGCCAGCATCCCCGGCAGGTGCGCCGCGCCGCCCGCCCCTGCGATGATGCAGGCCAGGCCCAGGCGTTCGGCCCTCGCTCCGTAGGACGCCAGCAGCGCCGGGGTGCGGTGGGCGCTGAGCACGCGCACCTCGTAGCCGATGCCCAGGTCACGCAGCACGTCCAGCGCGCCCTGCATGGTCTCGAAGTCGCTGCGGCTGCCCATCACGACGCCCACGTGGGGGGCGGCCCCGAATGCTGGTTCCGTCACGGCCCGCATCCTACCCGGCCGGGCGGGCTTCCGGTGCGCGCGCCACTCCACACGACGGCCCTGAACGCGCTAGCGTTGCCGCGTGACGCCGGACGCCCCCCCCGATTACTCCTGGCTGTTCGGCCGCACCCGCTCGGGCCGGGCGCGCGGGCCGGCCGGGGCTCAGGCCCTGCTGGACACGCTGGGTCGCCCGGACAGGACGTTCCGGGCGGTTCGCGTGATCGGCACCAACGGCAAGGGCAGCACCTGCGCCATGCTGGAAGCCGGGCTGCGGGCCGCCGGCGTCCGCGTGGGCCGGTTTACCAGCCCGCACCTGCGCGACTACGAGGAGCGTATCCGGGTGGACGGCGTGAACCTGAGCCCGGCCCGCACGGCGGCCTTCATCCGCTGGGCCCAGGCGCACGCCCCGGACGCCGCCTTCTTCGACCTGACGCTGGCGCTGGCCTGTCAGGTCTTCGCCGAGGCCGGCGTGGAGGTGGCCGTCATGGAGGCCGGCGTGGGCGGCCGGAGCGACGCCACGCAGGCGCTGGAGAACGTGGTCGCCGTGGCGCTCACGAACGTGGCTCTGGATCACACAGGGGTGCTGGGCGAGACCGTGCAGGCCATCGCCCGCGACAAGGCCGGGGCCGCCCGCGCCGGCGTGCCCCTGCTGACCACAGCCACCGCTGAGGCGCTGGACGTGATCCGCGAGGTGGCCCGGGCGGCGGGGGCGCCGCTCCTGACCCCGCAGACCCACCCCGGCCTCTTCGCGCTGCCGCACCCGCCCGCGTTGCAGGGCGCGCACCAGGCCCAGAACGCCGCCCTGGCGGCCGCGACCCTGCGGACGCTGGGGTACGGCCAGGGGGTGGAGGCCGCGCTGGGAGCCGCCCACCCGGCCCGCCTGGAGCGGGTGAAGGTGCGGGGCCGGGCGGTGCTGATCGACGGCGCGCACAATCCCCACGCCACCCGTGCGCTGGCCGCCGCCGTGCCCCACGCCGACGTCCTGCTGTTCGGCAATCTGGCCCGCAAGGACACCGCCGCCACGCTGGCGCCGCTGCTGCCCGTGGCGCCGCGGCGGGTGTTCACGGCGCCCGGCGACCTCGCCACGCCCCCGGCCGACCTGGCCGCGCGCTGGGGCGGCGAGGCGCTGCCCGACCCCCGGGCGGCGCTGGCCCACGCCCTGGCCCTGACCCCGGCGGGCGGCACCCTGCTGGTCGCGGGCAGCCTCTATCTGGCCGGCACGGTTCGAGAGGCGCTGTCGGAAGAGGTTCCTGGAGGGATCTGAGCCCCCCCCTGAGGAGCAGGTCAAGCGACCCGAAATCTGCAGCGGCCGCCCGCGCACTACCGTGGAGCATGACCTCTGCACTCCAGCTGGCCCGTGCCCTGCTGCGCCGTGACCCTCCGGCCTCTCCCGCCTACCGCGGCGCCCTGATCGGGCTGGCGGCGGGCGCGGCTGGCACCCTGATCATGGGCCAGTACTGGGTGCGGGTGGCGCCCCTGCTGAGTGGCCCGGCCCAGGAGCAGCCGGAGAGCGGCGAGGGGCAGGATGCCGGGCCTCAGGGCGACCAGGACATCATCAGCCCGCTGGGCCAGACCCACGAGAATGGAGAGAGCAGCACGGCCGCGCTGGGCCGGCACCTGTACACGGCCTTGACGCACCGGGTGCCGGAGCCGGGCACCCGCGCGGCCCTGAGCGAAGGGGTGCACTGGGCCATGGGCGTGTTCGGCGGCGCGGCCTACGGCGCCCTGCTGGCCCGGCGTCCGGGGCCGCCGAGTGGTCTGGCAGTGAGCGGCCTGCTGTGGGGCGCCGCCCTCTGGCTGGTCATGGACGAGACCGTGACCCCCCTGCTGGGCCTGCAGGACGGCCCCCGCGCCGGCGACGCCCGTACCCACGGCAACCGCCTGGGCGCGCACCTGGGCTACGGCCTGGGCCTGGGCCTGAGCGCCGCCGCACTGAACCGCGTCCTGCCACGCTGAGCGGCCGGTGGGTGGAACCCTGTCTTCGGCCCTGCCGCCTTGACAGTGTGGGGAGACCCTGCCTATACTCCGCTACGCCCGGTGCGCCGTGTGCTCCCGGATCGTTAGCTCAATTGGCAGAGCAGCTGACTCTTAATCAGCGGGTTGTAGGTTCGATTCCTACACGATCCACCAGTAAAACCCCCGTCCAGTGCGGGGGTTCACTTTTGACCAGGGCGCTGGGCTCAGTCCGTGTGCAGGAAGTCCAGGATCGCCCGGGCCAGTCCCTGCGCGAGACGCTCCCGGTAGGCGGCCGTGGCCAGTTTCGGCCCCTCGACCGGGTGAGTCCCGAAACCCACCTCGACCAGGATGGCCGGGGTGGTGGGGTTGCGGATCACGTAGAAGGCGTCGGTCTGCACACCCCGGTTCACGGCGCCGGTGCTGCTCACCAGACTGCTCTGCACCCGCCGGGCCAGATCACGGCTGAAGGTCAGTTTGGCCTGCGCCAGAATGTCGCCCAGCAGGCTCTGGGCGGTGTTGGCGGCGCGCCGGGTCAGTTCCTCACCCACGCTGCCGCCCCCGTTCTCGGCCACGGCCAGACTGCGGTTCGAGCCGGCCAGCGGCTTGCCGAAGTAGTACGTCTCGATGCCCTGGGCGGAGGCGCCCGCCGCGTTCACGTGGATGCTGACGAACGCGCTGACAGTGCCGTTGCTGGCCATCTTGGAGCGCATGTCCAGATCCCTGCTCTTGCTGGTGCTCAGGTGGCGGTCGCTGGCGCGGGTCATCACCACGTCGACGCCGTGCCTCACCAGCTCCGCGCGGGTACGCAGGGCCACGTCCAGCGTCACGTCCTCCTCCGTGACCCAGCGGCTGCCCATGCCCGGGTCGATGCCGCCGTGCCCGGGGTCGAGCACCACGCGGGGGCGCTGCACGGTGGCCGTGCTGGCGGGGCGCGTGACCGGCCGGGAGGTCGGCCGGGAGACCGGTGCGGAGGGACTCGACGCGGCGACCCGGCTGGCCGCGTCCGTGAGCACGTCGACGATCAGCCGCGCCTTCTGGCCCCCGCTCGCGGGCAGGACGCTGGCCTTGGCCCGGCGGTAGCCCTGGGCGAAGGTCACGGTCACGGTGCCTCCAGCCACGGCGTAGGCGGTGACGCCGGGAGCCTTCAGGGCGCCCTGCTCGGCTTTCAGGGTCAGGGGCAGCCTGACGGTCACGCTCTGGCCGGCGATGCTCACGCTGGGCTGGGCCTTCTGCGCCTGGGCGCCCTGCGGGAGATCGAACACCAGCCGGGTGTAGCCGTCGTGGGTGCCGACCCGGGGCGCCGCCTCCACCGGGGGGGTGAGCAGCGTGAGGAGGAGCAGCGGGAGGGCCAGCACTCGCCCGGAGAGGACTGGCCCCGAGAGGACTGGCCTGGACAGGACGCGCCTGGGCCACGCCGCCGGGCGCCGATCGAGAGGAAGGTCGCCGTTCACTGGGCAGAGTGTACAGCCCCGAATCCTCCGTCTGGATGGGAAGCCGTGAGAAACGCGCCGCGCCACACGGCTCCTGCACGGCACTGGGCGGCCGCCCGTTCCGAGGTGAGCGGCCCCATGTCCGCCGTTTGCCGTCCTGAAGCCAGGGCCGAGCCTCCGGCCTCCTCCGGTCAGGGTCGTGGTTCAGCCGGATACCCCCACCGGGGCTGTCCGGCTGGGCCGCCTGGACGGCGCCGTCCAGCTCCACCTGAAGCCGGTCTGACCGCCCTCCTCACGCCCCTCAGTGGCCCGGACGCTACGGTGGCGCCCATGTCGTTTCCTGCTGTCCGCCGCGCCGTGCTCGCCGCCCTGCTCCTGGGGGCCGCCCAGGCCATCACCTTCGGGGGCCTGACGGTCACGCCGCGCGGGCCGCAGACCCTGAACCTGGAGACCGGGGTCACCGATCTGCCCCAGGGCGGCAGCGCCACCGACAGCCGGGGCGGCCTGAAACTGAGCGCCCAGAGTATGCAGCTCCGGCCCGGGCAGACGCTCCTGGCACGCGGCGCCACCATCACGACCAGACAGGGCGGCACCCTGAAGGCCGCGCAGGTGGTCTACGACCTCAGGGCCGGCACGGTCACGGCGACCGGAGACCTGAGCTACACCGACGCCCGCTTCAGGAACCTGAGCGCGGCCCAGGTGATCCTGCACGTCGGCAGCGGCTTCGTGACGGCCACGGGCAGCGTGAAGGCCAGCGCCCCGGCCCTCAGCGGCGCGGCGCTGGCCTTCGACCTGAGCACCATGCAGGGCGTCCTGACCGGCCCCTATCAGGCGCGGCAGGGCACCCTGAACGCCTCGGGCGGAGCGGGCGAGCGGCTGCTGATGGTGTTCAGCGGCACCCGGGTGATCCGCTCCTCGACCGCTCCGGACGCCGACAGCCTGGCGCGTTTCCTGCCCTACCTGAAATAAGGCCGGCCTGAAGCTGCCTGCCTCAGGCGTTGGGCTTGAGCAGATGGCCCAGGCAATGCCCGTAGGACACGCCCTGGCGGGCATCGATGACCAGATCCTGCACGCTGAACTCCTGCAGCACGCCCAGCATGGCGTCGCGCATGCGGGTGTAGACGGTCGCGCGCGCGTGGCAGCGTTCCTCCTCCACGCAGGGTTCGTGCCAGTTCAGGCTGATGCAGCTCAGGGGCGCCACCGGGCCGTCGATGGCGCGCACCACCTCGCACAGAGAAATCAGCGCCGGCTTGCGGGCCAGCGCGTATCCACCGCCGATGCCCTTCTTGCTCTTGACCACGCCCTTGGCGGTCAGGGCGGCCAGAATCCTGACCAGGTACGGGCGGTGGACGCCGGTCGACTCGCTGATCTCGTCGCTGGACACCCAGCGGGTCAGCTCCTGAGACCCCAGGAAACCCAGGGCCTGGAAGGCGTACACGTCCGTCGCGGAAAGCCGCATGGGCAGAGTCTACCGTGCCCCAGCGGCCCGGCCGCGCCGGGGAGGGGGCGGCGCCCCAGGGCCGGTGTGGCGGCGTAGCATCGGCCCATGCGGCTCAAGGCCTGTCTGAACGGCTCCCGCGAACCCGGCGCCCACCCCCAGCTTCCCCTGACACCCGGGCAGCTGGCGCGGGCCGCCGCCGACGCGGTGGTCGCAGGCGCCCAAGCCCTGCACCTGCATCCGCGCGGCTCCGACGGCCTGGAGAGTCTGCAGGCGGCAGACGTGGCGGCGGCGCTGCGGGCCGTCCGGGCCGCCTGTCCGGGCGTGCCGGTGGGCATCTCCAGCGGCTTCTGGATCCTGCCGGACGTGGCCGCCCAGCTCCGCGCCGCCCAGCGCTGGGGCGAGCTGGAGCAGGCGGGGCGCCCGGACTTCGTGTCGGTGAACGTGCACGAGCCCCACGCCCGGGCGCTGGCCGGCACGCTGCTGCAGAGCGGGATCGGGGTCGAGGCAGGGCTGTGGACGCCCGACGCCGTGGACACCTTCCTGTCGTGGCTGGAACGCCACCGGGCCCTGAGGGTGCTGGTCGAGCTGCCGGACGAACCGGAGGCAGTGACCGCGCCGCAGGCGGCCGCCATGCTGGGGCGGCTGGAGGCGGCGGCGCTGAACCTGCCGACCCTGCTGCACGGCCTGGGCCGCAGCGCCTGGCCGATGGTGAGTGAAGCCGGGCGCCGGGGCCTGAGCACCCGGATCGGCCTGGAGGACACCCTGAGCCTGCCGGACGGGTCTGCGGCGCCGGACAACGCCGGCCTCGTGCGCTCAGCGCTGGCCGTGTTAGCCTCGGCCCGATGACCTTCGCCCAGGCCGTGACCGAGCGCACCCGCCGCCTCCAGACCCGCCTGTGCGTGGGGCTCGACCCGCAACTCGGCCGCTACCGGGACGCCGGTCACTTGCGAACCCACACGCTGGACGTGCTGGAGGCCACCGCGCCCTTTGCCGCCTGCGTGAAGCCGCAGCTGGCCTTCTACGAGGCGCTGGGCCTGGAGGGCCTGCAGATTCTGGAGGAGGTCTGCGCCGCCGCCCGCACCCTGGGCCTGCCGGTGCTGCTGGACGGCAAGCGCGGAGACATCGGCTCCACGGCGCAGGCCTACGCGCAGGGCTGGCTGAGCGGCCGCCACGCGGGCGCCGCGCTGACTGTGAATCCCTTCCTGGGCTTCGAGACCCTGACCCCGTTCGTGGAGACGGCCCGGGCGAACGGCGGCGCCGTGTTCGTGCTGGTCAAGACCAGCAACCCCGGTCAGGCCGACCTGCAGGGCAGCGGCGCCAGCGAGCGGATAGCCGTGGAGGTCGCCCGGCTGAACGCGCCGGAGGGGGCGGGCCGGGAGCCGGAACCCGGATACGCCTCGGTGGGCGCCGTGGTGGGCGCCACCCACCCGCAGGAGCTGGCGCTGTACCGCTCGCTGATGCCGCGCGCGCTGCTGCTGCTGCCGGGGCTGGGGGCCCAGGGCGCCGCTGCGCGTGACCTCGCGGACGCTTTCGATCCGGGTGGCGTGGGCGCGCTCGCCAGCGCCAGCCGGGGCGTGCAGTACGCCGCCGGCCTGGACGTGCAGGCCAGCGTCGCCGCCGCGCGGAGCTTCCGGGACGAGCTGAACAGCGTCCTGGGCTAGCTCGCCCGGAGCCGACCCTCGTGGGTTTAGCCCCGCAGTCCGGCCAGCAGCCGCTCCACGTCGTCCAGGGAGGTGTAGTGCGCGATGCTGGCGCGGATCACACCCTGCGGGTACAGGCCCAGGTCGCTCAGGGGCTGCACGGCGTAGAAGTGCCCGGCGCCGACGTCCACGCCCTGCGCGCTCAGACGGGCGGCGGTGGTGTCGGGCGCCTCGCCGACAATCCGGAAGGCGACGGTGCCCACACGGCCCTCCAGGCTGTGTGGGCCGAACACCGTCACCCGGTCGAGGGCGAGCAGCCCTTCCAGCAGGCGGGCCGCCACGGGCGCCTCCAGTTCGGCGATCCGCGCCGAGGCCCGGACGAGGGCCGCCCGGTTCAGCTCCTCTCCCCCGCCCGACCCGGAGCCGCCCAACACGTCGCCGCCCAGCTCCCGCAGGTAGTCCAGCGTGCCCAGCCAGCCGGCCAGCAGCTCATAGGGCGCGGTACCGTGCTCGATGCCCGTGATGTCGCCTTCCGGGACGAAGCTCAGGCGCGGCCAGGGCAGCTCACCGCGCAGCTCGGGCCTGATCCACAGCGCGCCCAGGTGCGGGCCGAACACCTTGTAGGGGCTGAAGGTCACGAAATCCGCGCCCCAGGCCTGCACGTCCGGAAAGGCGTGCGGCGCGGCGTGTACCGCGTCCACGACCGTCCAGGCGCCGGCCGCGCGCACCTGCGCCGTGATGGCGGGGATGTCCGGGGTCACGCCCAGCACGTTGCTGGCCGCCGTCACCGCCACCAGCCGGGTGCGCGGCGAGAGCAGCGCCGCCAGGTCGTCCGGGTGCAGGCGCATCTCGGGGCGCCGGGCGTGCCACACATGCACCGTCACGCCCTGGCGCTCCAGTTCGCGCCAGGGGCTGGCGTTCGCCTCGTGCTCCAGACCCGAGACGATCACCTCGTCGCCCGGCCCCCACAGGCGGGCGAAGGCGGCGGCCAGCCGGAAGGCCAGCGCGGAGGCGCTCGGCCCCAGCGCCACATCCTCGGGGTTCGCGTTCAGGAACAGCGCCGTGCCCGCACGGGCCTGCGTCTTGAGCCCCAGCACCGCCTGTCCGGGCTGGTGGCTGCTCATGGCGTTGGTCGAGCCGTACCGGGTCAGGTGGGCGGTGACCGCCTCGATGCTGCGGCGGGGCAGCAGGCCGCCGGCCGCGTTGTCCAGGTAGGCGCGGCCCGACTGCAGGGGCGGAAACTGGGCGCGGAGCGGCTCGGCAAGCAGGGTGGGCATGTCCAGCAGCATAGAGCCCACCAGAGCAGGGCGGGCCGCCCCCGGTAAGTGGGGCGGCCCGCTCTGGGAAAGGAAGCGTCAGCTTTCGCGGGTGGTCGGGCTGGTCGGAGCCGTCGGGTCGGACTGGCTCTCCAGCGCGGCCTGACCGGTCTCGTGCGGGCGGCTCGCCAGCGGGTCGATGTGGGGGGTCTCCTTGCTCACGGAATCGAGCAGGATGTCCAGCACGTCGCCGTCGCGGGCGGCCTGCACGGCCTTGTTGGTCACGATCTCGCCGATGTTGAGGATGATCGTGTCGTCGGGCGCCAGGATCACGCGGTTGACCGGGCGGCCCAGGGCGTCCCGCACGCGCTTCTCCTGCATCTCCTGCTGGCGCTCGTCGATGGCGGCGCCGGCCTCCTCGCGCTTGTCGCCCAGCCAGCTCTTGGCCTTGTCGAGCAGGCTGCTCGCGCCCTCGGACACGGAGGCGAGGCCCCCGGCCACGGCGGCGCCGGCGCCCGCACCGGTGGAGGCGCCGCGGGTCGCGGCCAGCAGCTGCGCCTCCACGCCCAGGTGGCGGGCACGCTCCAGGATGGCCGGCGTCACGATCTGCCCCTGGGCCGCGACCAGGCTGCCGCCGGGCGCACGTACGTCGGTCTGCACGCGGCGGCCGATGGCGGCCTCGGGGTCGTTGGGGTCGAGCTGGGCCCGCTCGCGGAGCTGCTGCACCCCGCCGCTGATGGCGCCGCCGGTGGCCGCCGCCGTGAGCGCGGCCAGCTTGCCGGCCTGCTCGGCCCGCTCGGCCTGGTGCTCGGTGACCACGGCGTCCTTCATCACGATGACCTCACCGGTGTCCGTGGCGATCTCGCGGCTGGCGGTCTTGCCCACCACGTAGGCCTTCTGGCGCTCGGCGGTGGCGTCCTTGACGTCCTCGTAGCGCTCCTGTACCCGGTCTTTGACACTGCCGTAGGCCTCGGCCAGGGTGCCGCCGGTGGCGGCCGTCGCCAGCGCGCCCAGCTTGCCCGCCGCCTCGGCCTGGTCGGCCTGCGTGGCCGTGATGGTCTCGCCCTTGTGCACCAGCACGCTGCCGTCGTCCAGGGTCAGGTCGGCGCCGGCCGTCTTGCCCACCGCGAACTCCTTCTGGCGCTCCTTGGTGGCCTCGGCGATGTTCTCGTAGGCGCCCTTGACGCTCTCGGAGGCCGACTGGAAGGCCCCTTTCAGGCCGCCCGGCTCCTGCTCCTGCATCGCGGCCGCCACCGAGATGGGCACGATGGCCGCGTCGGTGCCGATCTGCACGTCGGTGGGCGCCGGCACGAAGGTGCGGCCGCTGCTCAGGTCGGAGAACAGGCCGCCGGTGGCCTCGTAGCCCTCGACCTTGCCCGTCTGCTCGTCGAAATACACGTCGGCGATCTTGCCCAGATCCTGACCGTCGGAGGTCAGCAGGGTCATGCCGATCAGGCTCTGCTTGGCCTCCAGCGCTTCTTTCAGGCGCACGTCGTCGCGGCTGGTGGTGATGTCCTCGGCCGAACCGACCATCACCGCGTCCTCGCCGAAGGAACGGATGGAACCGAACGGCACGGCCTTGGCGGCGCTGAACCAGCCGCCTTCATCAACCAGCAGGGCCAGCACCTGGTTGGCCTGGTGGTCGAACACCACGTCGCGCACGGTGTCGAGCCGCTCGCCGTTGCTCACGGCGACGATGTGCCGGCCGAGAATGTCTTTGCCTTTGATCATGGAAGTGTCTCCTTCGGGAAATCGAAAAATGGATGTCGGAGCCTGCGTCCGGGGCCGGAACCGTGAATCTGCGGGAGCCCCCGGGGGTTCAGCGCCTCAGGAACCCGGCACGGGCAGGGCCCCGACGATCAGATAAAGCCCAGGTCGAGCAGGCCCTGTGGCTTGAGGTACAGGAAATAAGCCAGCAGGAACAGCACGATCAGGATCAGGATGATCAGCCACCAACGGCCCCCACCCCCAGAACTGCCTTTCAATCGCGTCATAGTGCCTCCTTTGGTCAGTCTAGGAAGCCCGGGCCGACGCTCAGCGTGAGAACGCCTTACCCCCACTTGACTGAACCTTGCGGAGGTCTTTAGACAGGCCAGCCTGTAGCGTACAGGGGTGATTCCCAGCCCCCAGCTGCCCTTCCTGCGCGCCGATCCGGCCCCGCCCGCCACCTTCGAGGCCCGGCTGGGCGAGCTGTCCCTGACCGTGCTGGTCGGGGTGACCGGCGTGGGCAAGAGCACGGCGCTCGCGGCCCTGAGCGGCGAGCGCCTGCGCGTCCTGCCGGACCGGCGACGGATCGCGGACGCCGTGATGATCCTGCCGCTGGCCGGCCAGAGCGTGACCGACCGCGAGGAGCGCTTCCGCCTGACCGCCCTGTACCGCCAGACCCACCCCGGCGGCATGGCGCAGGCGCTGGGCTCGCTGGTGGCCGACACCCGCCACTGGGGCCAGCGCCCGGTCTTCGACGGCCTGCGGGGGGAGGCCGAGGTGCGCTACGCGGTTCAGCATTTTCCGGCGTGGCGCTTCGTGGCGCTGGGTGCCCCCGATCTGGTGCGGGTGCGCCGCCTGCTGGGCCGGGCCGACGCCTTCGACCGGGTTCGCGGCGCGGCCCCCGAGACCGACCTGCGCGCCGCGCTCCAGGCGCTGCCGGGCGTGGGGGCGGTGTTTTCCCGGGCCCAGCTGGACGAACTGGCCGGGCTCGCGGGCGCCCACAGCCCGGCCGAGGTGCTGGCGAAAGTGCGGATCGTGGTGAGCGAGCGCCGGCAGTACGATCCGGCCGCCGCCGAGGCGCTGCTGCGGCCCCTGGGTCGCGGGCGCGCGCTGCTGCTCGACACGGTGGAACTCAGCCCGGCCCAGGTGGCCCAGGCCCTGCGGGACTGGGCGTGAGGCCGGGTGGCGAGCCCGTGGAGATCACGCCGCAGCCGTCAGAGATCACGGAGCAGCCATCAGGGATCACCGTGCAGCGGGTCGAGGGCTGGCCCTTCCGCCTGCCGCTGACCTCGGCGCTGGCCTGGGGAGCCCACTCCACCATGAACGCCGCCGAGCACGTGCTGGTGCGCGTGACCCTCTCGGACGGCACGGTGGGAGTCGCGGAAGCCACGCCCCGCCCCACCATCTACGGCGAGACCAGCGCCAGCGTGGTCGCCATCCTGGGGCACCTGGAGGGCGGGCTGCGCGGCCTGGACATCGCGGACGAGGCCGCGCTGAACCGGGTGCGGCACTCGGTGGCGAACAACCACACGGCCCGAGGCGCGCTGGACATGGCCCTCCACGACGCCCGCGCCCGCGCCCGGGGGCTGAGCCTGTTCGACACGCTGCTGGGGCCCCGGGAGCGCGTGCGCGTGAGCTTCATCCTGGGGATCGCCCCGCCCGCCGAGATGCTGGCCGAGGCCGCGCAGGTCGTGGAGGCCGGCGTGCGCTGCCTGAAGGTCAAGGTGGGCCGCGCCTGGGAGCAGGATCTGCGCGTGATCCGCGAGC
It encodes:
- the purE gene encoding 5-(carboxyamino)imidazole ribonucleotide mutase; this translates as MRAVTEPAFGAAPHVGVVMGSRSDFETMQGALDVLRDLGIGYEVRVLSAHRTPALLASYGARAERLGLACIIAGAGGAAHLPGMLAAFTRVPVLGVPVQSRALSGQDSLLSIVQMPAGVPVATFAIGAAGAKNAALFAAAILATTDEAVRAPLEAFRQAQTRAVLDDPFFEGHPPAGAE
- a CDS encoding glutamate ligase domain-containing protein, yielding MTPDAPPDYSWLFGRTRSGRARGPAGAQALLDTLGRPDRTFRAVRVIGTNGKGSTCAMLEAGLRAAGVRVGRFTSPHLRDYEERIRVDGVNLSPARTAAFIRWAQAHAPDAAFFDLTLALACQVFAEAGVEVAVMEAGVGGRSDATQALENVVAVALTNVALDHTGVLGETVQAIARDKAGAARAGVPLLTTATAEALDVIREVARAAGAPLLTPQTHPGLFALPHPPALQGAHQAQNAALAAATLRTLGYGQGVEAALGAAHPARLERVKVRGRAVLIDGAHNPHATRALAAAVPHADVLLFGNLARKDTAATLAPLLPVAPRRVFTAPGDLATPPADLAARWGGEALPDPRAALAHALALTPAGGTLLVAGSLYLAGTVREALSEEVPGGI
- a CDS encoding N-acetylmuramoyl-L-alanine amidase family protein, giving the protein MLALPLLLLTLLTPPVEAAPRVGTHDGYTRLVFDLPQGAQAQKAQPSVSIAGQSVTVRLPLTLKAEQGALKAPGVTAYAVAGGTVTVTFAQGYRRAKASVLPASGGQKARLIVDVLTDAASRVAASSPSAPVSRPTSRPVTRPASTATVQRPRVVLDPGHGGIDPGMGSRWVTEEDVTLDVALRTRAELVRHGVDVVMTRASDRHLSTSKSRDLDMRSKMASNGTVSAFVSIHVNAAGASAQGIETYYFGKPLAGSNRSLAVAENGGGSVGEELTRRAANTAQSLLGDILAQAKLTFSRDLARRVQSSLVSSTGAVNRGVQTDAFYVIRNPTTPAILVEVGFGTHPVEGPKLATAAYRERLAQGLARAILDFLHTD
- a CDS encoding Rrf2 family transcriptional regulator, which produces MRLSATDVYAFQALGFLGSQELTRWVSSDEISESTGVHRPYLVRILAALTAKGVVKSKKGIGGGYALARKPALISLCEVVRAIDGPVAPLSCISLNWHEPCVEEERCHARATVYTRMRDAMLGVLQEFSVQDLVIDARQGVSYGHCLGHLLKPNA
- a CDS encoding 3-keto-5-aminohexanoate cleavage protein; translated protein: MRLKACLNGSREPGAHPQLPLTPGQLARAAADAVVAGAQALHLHPRGSDGLESLQAADVAAALRAVRAACPGVPVGISSGFWILPDVAAQLRAAQRWGELEQAGRPDFVSVNVHEPHARALAGTLLQSGIGVEAGLWTPDAVDTFLSWLERHRALRVLVELPDEPEAVTAPQAAAMLGRLEAAALNLPTLLHGLGRSAWPMVSEAGRRGLSTRIGLEDTLSLPDGSAAPDNAGLVRSALAVLASAR
- the pyrF gene encoding orotidine-5'-phosphate decarboxylase; translation: MTFAQAVTERTRRLQTRLCVGLDPQLGRYRDAGHLRTHTLDVLEATAPFAACVKPQLAFYEALGLEGLQILEEVCAAARTLGLPVLLDGKRGDIGSTAQAYAQGWLSGRHAGAALTVNPFLGFETLTPFVETARANGGAVFVLVKTSNPGQADLQGSGASERIAVEVARLNAPEGAGREPEPGYASVGAVVGATHPQELALYRSLMPRALLLLPGLGAQGAAARDLADAFDPGGVGALASASRGVQYAAGLDVQASVAAARSFRDELNSVLG
- a CDS encoding cysteine desulfurase-like protein, with amino-acid sequence MPTLLAEPLRAQFPPLQSGRAYLDNAAGGLLPRRSIEAVTAHLTRYGSTNAMSSHQPGQAVLGLKTQARAGTALFLNANPEDVALGPSASALAFRLAAAFARLWGPGDEVIVSGLEHEANASPWRELERQGVTVHVWHARRPEMRLHPDDLAALLSPRTRLVAVTAASNVLGVTPDIPAITAQVRAAGAWTVVDAVHAAPHAFPDVQAWGADFVTFSPYKVFGPHLGALWIRPELRGELPWPRLSFVPEGDITGIEHGTAPYELLAGWLGTLDYLRELGGDVLGGSGSGGGEELNRAALVRASARIAELEAPVAARLLEGLLALDRVTVFGPHSLEGRVGTVAFRIVGEAPDTTAARLSAQGVDVGAGHFYAVQPLSDLGLYPQGVIRASIAHYTSLDDVERLLAGLRG
- a CDS encoding PRC-barrel domain-containing protein, coding for MIKGKDILGRHIVAVSNGERLDTVRDVVFDHQANQVLALLVDEGGWFSAAKAVPFGSIRSFGEDAVMVGSAEDITTSRDDVRLKEALEAKQSLIGMTLLTSDGQDLGKIADVYFDEQTGKVEGYEATGGLFSDLSSGRTFVPAPTDVQIGTDAAIVPISVAAAMQEQEPGGLKGAFQSASESVKGAYENIAEATKERQKEFAVGKTAGADLTLDDGSVLVHKGETITATQADQAEAAGKLGALATAATGGTLAEAYGSVKDRVQERYEDVKDATAERQKAYVVGKTASREIATDTGEVIVMKDAVVTEHQAERAEQAGKLAALTAAATGGAISGGVQQLRERAQLDPNDPEAAIGRRVQTDVRAPGGSLVAAQGQIVTPAILERARHLGVEAQLLAATRGASTGAGAGAAVAGGLASVSEGASSLLDKAKSWLGDKREEAGAAIDERQQEMQEKRVRDALGRPVNRVILAPDDTIILNIGEIVTNKAVQAARDGDVLDILLDSVSKETPHIDPLASRPHETGQAALESQSDPTAPTSPTTRES
- a CDS encoding ATPase produces the protein MPSPQLPFLRADPAPPATFEARLGELSLTVLVGVTGVGKSTALAALSGERLRVLPDRRRIADAVMILPLAGQSVTDREERFRLTALYRQTHPGGMAQALGSLVADTRHWGQRPVFDGLRGEAEVRYAVQHFPAWRFVALGAPDLVRVRRLLGRADAFDRVRGAAPETDLRAALQALPGVGAVFSRAQLDELAGLAGAHSPAEVLAKVRIVVSERRQYDPAAAEALLRPLGRGRALLLDTVELSPAQVAQALRDWA